A genomic window from bacterium includes:
- the fabG gene encoding 3-oxoacyl-[acyl-carrier-protein] reductase, whose product MIAAGRVALVTGASGGIGGAIAGRLARDGAAVVLHYGRNAEGAEEALRRITGAGGSGTIVQADLTDAEACRRLADAAHAWRGRLDIVVNNAGLPRDGLLVRMRDEDWHDILAVNLHSTFYLTRAVLREMLRQRWGRIVNIASVVAEVGNPGQANYIAAKAGVIGFTKAVAREVARRGITVNAVSPGYIDTGLTGKLSGEQRARFVEQIPVGRTGRPDEVAAAVAFFASDDVSYVTGQVLNVDGGLVMR is encoded by the coding sequence ATGATCGCCGCGGGCCGGGTCGCGCTGGTGACCGGGGCGTCGGGAGGCATCGGCGGAGCCATCGCGGGCCGACTGGCGCGCGACGGCGCGGCGGTCGTCCTGCACTACGGGCGCAACGCGGAGGGCGCGGAGGAAGCGCTGCGGCGGATCACCGGGGCGGGGGGCAGCGGAACCATCGTCCAGGCGGATCTGACCGACGCGGAGGCGTGCCGCCGGCTCGCGGACGCCGCGCACGCGTGGCGCGGCCGGCTCGACATCGTGGTCAACAACGCGGGCCTGCCCCGCGACGGCCTGCTGGTGCGCATGCGCGACGAGGACTGGCACGACATTCTCGCGGTCAACCTGCACAGCACGTTTTACCTGACGCGCGCGGTGCTGCGCGAGATGCTCCGGCAACGGTGGGGACGGATCGTCAACATCGCCTCCGTCGTCGCGGAGGTTGGGAACCCGGGGCAGGCGAACTACATCGCCGCGAAGGCCGGCGTGATCGGCTTCACCAAGGCCGTGGCGCGCGAGGTCGCCCGGCGCGGCATCACCGTAAACGCGGTGTCCCCAGGGTACATCGACACGGGGCTCACCGGCAAATTGAGCGGGGAGCAGCGCGCGCGGTTCGTGGAACAGATTCCCGTCGGCCGCACCGGCCGGCCCGACGAGGTCGCCGCGGCCGTGGCGTTCTTCGCCTCGGACGACGTATCCTACGTCACGGGGCAGGTCCTGAACGTGGACGGCGGGCTGGTGATGCGGTAA
- the acpP gene encoding acyl carrier protein, producing the protein MASAFDRVKAIVVEQLGVDAGQVTPQSKFVEDLGADSLDVVELVMALEEEFDIEIPDEDAEKISTVGEAVKYIESHVEAPAE; encoded by the coding sequence ATGGCATCGGCATTTGACCGGGTCAAGGCGATTGTGGTGGAGCAGTTGGGCGTCGACGCCGGTCAGGTCACGCCGCAGTCGAAGTTCGTGGAAGATCTGGGCGCGGATTCCCTCGACGTCGTCGAGCTGGTCATGGCGCTGGAGGAGGAGTTCGATATCGAGATCCCGGACGAGGACGCGGAGAAGATCTCGACCGTCGGCGAGGCCGTCAAGTACATCGAGAGCCACGTGGAGGCGCCCGCGGAGTAG
- the fabF gene encoding beta-ketoacyl-ACP synthase II, whose protein sequence is MTQIRVAVTGLGVISPIGTGADEFWNAMMEGRSGVRRITAFDPAPFESQIAGEVPDFDATAYLDRKDVRRNDRCAHFAVAASRMALDDARLQVTPALRDDLGVVIGTGSGGAITWEAQHQLLLERGSGRVSPFFVPMMMHNGAAAVVSMLIGARGPNFSIASACATGGHAIGEAMRKIQRGDATAMLCGGTEAALTPLSLAGFCAEKALSTRNDAPEKAVRPFDLHRDGFVMGEGAGVVVLEAWEHAERRGARIYAELAGYGASADAFHITQPDPEGEGAALAMRRALRDAGLAPHEIGYINAHGTSTPLNDKFETIAIKRVFGDAAPRVPVSSTKSMTGHLLGAAGGVELIAAVLAVARGWLPPTINYETPDPDCDLDYIPNVARAARITTAMSNGFGFGGHNSILIVRSPS, encoded by the coding sequence ATGACGCAGATACGGGTCGCCGTGACCGGACTGGGCGTGATCAGCCCGATCGGCACCGGCGCCGACGAATTCTGGAACGCGATGATGGAGGGACGGTCCGGCGTTCGCCGCATTACCGCCTTCGATCCGGCCCCGTTCGAATCGCAGATCGCCGGCGAAGTCCCGGACTTCGACGCCACGGCCTATCTCGACCGCAAGGATGTGCGGCGCAACGACCGCTGCGCGCACTTCGCCGTCGCCGCGTCGCGGATGGCGCTCGACGACGCGCGCCTCCAGGTCACGCCGGCCCTGCGGGACGATCTCGGCGTCGTGATCGGGACGGGGAGCGGCGGCGCGATTACCTGGGAGGCGCAGCACCAGCTCCTGCTGGAACGCGGGTCCGGGCGCGTCAGCCCCTTCTTCGTGCCGATGATGATGCACAACGGCGCCGCCGCGGTCGTGAGCATGCTGATCGGCGCGCGCGGCCCCAACTTCTCGATCGCCTCCGCCTGCGCGACCGGCGGCCACGCGATCGGCGAGGCGATGCGCAAGATCCAGCGCGGCGACGCGACCGCGATGCTGTGCGGCGGCACGGAGGCCGCGCTCACGCCGCTCAGTCTCGCCGGGTTCTGCGCGGAGAAGGCGCTCAGCACCCGCAACGACGCCCCGGAGAAGGCCGTCCGGCCGTTCGACCTTCACCGGGACGGGTTCGTGATGGGCGAGGGCGCCGGCGTGGTCGTGCTGGAGGCGTGGGAACACGCCGAACGGCGCGGTGCGCGGATCTACGCCGAGCTCGCGGGGTACGGCGCCAGCGCCGACGCGTTCCACATCACCCAGCCGGACCCGGAAGGCGAGGGCGCCGCGCTTGCGATGCGCCGGGCGCTGCGCGACGCGGGCCTCGCGCCGCACGAGATCGGCTACATCAACGCCCACGGGACGAGCACCCCCCTCAACGACAAGTTCGAGACGATCGCGATCAAGCGGGTCTTCGGCGACGCCGCCCCGCGCGTCCCGGTGAGCTCGACCAAGTCGATGACGGGACACCTGCTCGGCGCCGCCGGCGGCGTGGAGTTGATCGCCGCGGTGCTGGCGGTCGCCCGGGGATGGCTCCCCCCCACGATCAACTACGAGACGCCCGATCCCGACTGCGACCTCGACTACATCCCGAACGTGGCGCGCGCGGCACGGATCACGACGGCCATGTCGAACGGCTTCGGGTTCGGCGGGCACAACTCGATCCTGATCGTGCGGAGCCCGTCGTAG
- the rnc gene encoding ribonuclease III, with the protein MIEPLPPDRDAQLADLERRLDVRFRDRTVLHTALVHGSVGTDARSRHGDNYERLEFLGDAVLNLVVADHLYRMFPTRLEGDLARLRAAVVSEGPLAHIARGMDLGRYMLLGRGEEKGGGRARASLLADALEALVGAVYVDAGYGVAHHCVTRWFAEDLARLEEPGGSDYKSLLQELVQQRERRLPRYRITGQEGPEHNRAFVAVVEAGGRVIGEGRGKSKKEAEQAAAQQALEHLRRSRAG; encoded by the coding sequence GTGATCGAGCCGCTCCCTCCCGATCGGGACGCGCAACTGGCCGATCTCGAGCGCCGGCTCGACGTTCGCTTCCGCGACCGGACGGTGCTGCACACCGCGCTGGTGCACGGCTCCGTCGGGACGGACGCGCGCAGCCGGCACGGCGACAACTACGAGCGGCTGGAGTTTCTCGGCGACGCGGTCCTGAACCTCGTGGTCGCCGACCACCTCTACCGGATGTTTCCCACGCGGCTCGAGGGCGATCTCGCGCGGCTGCGCGCGGCCGTGGTCAGCGAGGGACCGCTCGCGCACATCGCGCGCGGCATGGATCTCGGGCGTTACATGCTGCTCGGGCGGGGCGAAGAGAAGGGCGGGGGCCGGGCGCGCGCGTCGCTGCTCGCCGACGCGCTGGAGGCGCTCGTGGGGGCCGTGTACGTCGACGCCGGCTACGGCGTCGCGCACCACTGCGTCACGCGCTGGTTCGCCGAAGACCTCGCCCGCCTCGAAGAACCGGGCGGCAGCGACTACAAGAGCCTTTTGCAAGAACTCGTGCAGCAGCGCGAGCGGCGCCTGCCGCGGTACCGCATCACGGGCCAGGAGGGGCCGGAGCACAACCGGGCGTTCGTGGCGGTGGTGGAGGCCGGCGGCCGCGTCATCGGCGAGGGCCGGGGCAAGAGCAAAAAGGAAGCCGAGCAGGCCGCCGCGCAGCAGGCGCTCGAGCACCTTCGCCGGAGCCGCGCCGGGTGA
- a CDS encoding HIT domain-containing protein produces the protein MKLLWAPWRLQYIKAPPVPDCIFCAFPREGRDRDRGILVQAPLAFVILNMYPYNSGHLMVVPHRHVADPAELTDAEHLEMARLVQAAMRALRDVYHPEGFNIGTNIGHAAGAGIAGHLHTHVVPRWVGDTNFMPVLGETKVLPEELTVTYDRLAVAFRTPPPPTGLSPAGESR, from the coding sequence GTGAAGTTGCTGTGGGCCCCCTGGCGGCTTCAGTACATCAAGGCCCCGCCGGTGCCTGACTGCATCTTCTGCGCCTTTCCGCGGGAAGGGCGGGACCGCGACCGCGGCATTCTCGTCCAGGCGCCGCTCGCGTTCGTGATCCTCAACATGTATCCGTACAACTCCGGCCACCTCATGGTAGTACCGCACCGTCACGTCGCGGATCCCGCGGAACTCACGGACGCGGAGCACCTCGAGATGGCGCGCCTGGTGCAGGCGGCGATGCGCGCGCTGCGCGACGTCTACCATCCCGAAGGCTTCAACATCGGCACGAACATCGGACACGCGGCCGGCGCCGGCATCGCCGGACACCTGCACACCCACGTCGTGCCGCGCTGGGTCGGCGACACCAACTTCATGCCCGTGCTGGGTGAGACCAAGGTGCTCCCGGAAGAGCTGACCGTGACCTACGACCGGCTCGCGGTGGCGTTTCGGACGCCGCCGCCCCCCACCGGCCTGTCCCCGGCCGGGGAGAGTCGGTAA
- a CDS encoding ABC transporter permease — translation MSDRTARALGVAVGDLIDVAPTAAGPWRTVRVADVYRPLVYPTEVADRDADIRLHLTDLASLIDPALPGQTDEADSIVVRLRLPPDGGSRFAAELTAMGLGVHAYTSADLARRNSSSFEVVARFHRAIGAIAVVASSVFLVTIMTLRGEEMRREVGTMRLMGIGGRTVTAAALLIATAVATIGSVAGVGLAYVLSFAINGYYRRLFDTELVFSRISWRLVVEAAALSIVLGIAAGALTAWRLLRRRPLDQIGR, via the coding sequence GTGAGCGACCGGACCGCGCGGGCGCTCGGCGTCGCGGTGGGGGACCTGATCGACGTCGCCCCGACCGCGGCCGGGCCCTGGCGCACCGTCCGCGTGGCGGATGTCTACCGGCCGCTCGTGTATCCGACGGAGGTCGCCGACCGGGACGCCGACATCCGTCTGCACCTGACGGATCTCGCCTCCCTGATCGACCCCGCGCTGCCGGGACAGACCGACGAGGCCGACAGCATCGTGGTGCGCCTACGCCTGCCCCCGGACGGGGGCTCGCGCTTCGCGGCCGAACTGACCGCGATGGGGTTGGGCGTCCACGCCTACACGTCCGCCGACTTGGCCCGCCGCAATTCGAGCTCCTTTGAGGTGGTCGCCCGGTTCCACCGTGCGATCGGCGCCATCGCGGTCGTCGCCAGCAGCGTCTTCCTGGTCACCATCATGACCCTGCGCGGGGAAGAGATGCGCCGCGAAGTCGGGACGATGCGCCTCATGGGGATCGGCGGCCGCACCGTGACCGCCGCCGCGCTCCTGATCGCGACCGCCGTGGCGACGATCGGGAGCGTGGCCGGCGTGGGGTTGGCGTACGTTCTGTCCTTCGCGATCAACGGGTACTACCGGCGGCTGTTCGACACCGAGCTCGTTTTTTCGCGCATCTCGTGGCGTCTCGTCGTGGAGGCGGCGGCGCTGTCCATCGTCCTCGGCATCGCAGCCGGGGCGCTCACGGCGTGGCGCCTGCTCCGGCGGCGGCCGCTGGACCAGATCGGCCGCTAG
- a CDS encoding FtsX-like permease family protein, translating to MRSLVFLAGRTLGRNAVRTLLVLVGLAVTGALLLDMTMLAHGLETSLGTVLSRIGFAVRVLPKGTLPFTGDAEIPDADRLAAAIRGQPGVTAAVPVVGTNIFVTRRGRRFPAFVLAVPAGGTGAYGMLEGRDLPGGAGPPAGTAGSPPTGSALPAVIVNPNMVRLDGVRLGDTLVLAAGPSRGLAPIAAPRAFRVTGVADFYVDLATQRSLSIATSDLRALQGRPAGPASLILVRLRDPARAPALTRWIAFRDPRVDALSVAGFLARLATRLTYFNQFSLILGALAVAVSFLLVTAIVTLSVGERLGEIAMLRAIGFTRGRIAGLVVLEGVALSAASLPGTFGLGLVIARYLDAILRQAPGLPVDLHFFVLTPGAAARTVVLLIGTGALAGAYPAAVAARSPVAATLHAEVLS from the coding sequence GTGCGGTCCCTCGTGTTCCTCGCCGGCCGGACGCTCGGACGGAACGCCGTGCGCACGCTGCTGGTGCTCGTCGGGCTCGCCGTCACCGGGGCCCTGCTGCTCGACATGACGATGCTGGCCCACGGCCTGGAGACGAGCCTCGGCACCGTCCTCAGCCGGATCGGATTCGCCGTCCGCGTCCTGCCCAAAGGCACGCTGCCGTTCACCGGCGACGCGGAGATTCCCGACGCCGACCGGCTCGCCGCTGCGATCCGCGGGCAACCCGGCGTCACCGCGGCCGTGCCGGTCGTCGGCACCAACATCTTTGTCACGCGCCGCGGCCGGCGGTTTCCGGCGTTTGTGCTCGCGGTGCCGGCCGGCGGGACCGGCGCCTACGGCATGCTCGAGGGCCGCGATCTGCCCGGGGGCGCCGGGCCGCCGGCCGGCACCGCCGGAAGCCCTCCGACCGGGAGTGCCCTGCCGGCGGTGATCGTGAACCCGAACATGGTGCGGCTCGACGGCGTGCGCCTCGGGGACACGCTGGTGCTCGCGGCCGGGCCGTCGCGCGGCCTCGCGCCGATTGCGGCGCCCCGCGCGTTTCGGGTGACCGGCGTCGCCGACTTCTACGTCGACCTGGCGACGCAGCGCTCCCTCTCCATCGCGACGTCCGACCTGCGCGCCCTGCAGGGCCGCCCCGCGGGCCCGGCCTCCCTCATCCTGGTCCGCCTCCGCGACCCGGCGCGCGCCCCCGCGCTCACCCGCTGGATCGCGTTCCGGGACCCGCGCGTTGACGCGCTCAGCGTCGCCGGGTTCCTCGCGCGCCTCGCGACGCGGCTCACGTACTTCAACCAGTTCTCCCTGATCCTCGGCGCGCTCGCCGTCGCCGTCTCGTTTCTGCTGGTCACCGCGATCGTGACGCTCTCGGTCGGCGAGCGCCTCGGCGAGATCGCGATGCTGCGGGCAATCGGCTTCACGCGCGGTCGCATCGCGGGCCTCGTCGTGCTGGAAGGGGTCGCGTTGAGCGCGGCGAGCCTGCCGGGGACGTTCGGGCTCGGACTCGTGATCGCCCGGTACCTGGACGCGATCCTCCGGCAGGCGCCTGGGCTCCCGGTCGACCTGCACTTCTTCGTGCTGACGCCCGGGGCCGCCGCGCGGACGGTGGTCCTGCTGATCGGTACCGGGGCGCTCGCCGGCGCGTACCCGGCCGCCGTCGCGGCACGGAGCCCGGTCGCGGCGACGCTGCACGCCGAGGTGTTGTCGTGA
- a CDS encoding ABC transporter ATP-binding protein, whose amino-acid sequence MTAAAPVVAAEEVVKDYRAAGGAVHALRGVSLAVEPGRMLSVVGPSGCGKSTLLHLLGGVDLPTAGAVTLLGHPTHTLRDAVLARLRLRHVGFVFQRFFLLPMLTAEENVMLPMLEADVPAAARRARAAALLEQVGLSGRAGHRPGQLSGGEMQRVAIARALANRPALLLADEPTGELDEATGRDIIGLLRGATGTGCAVIVVTHNAELASLADRHIGMRNGAIV is encoded by the coding sequence GTGACCGCCGCCGCCCCGGTCGTCGCCGCCGAGGAGGTGGTCAAGGACTACCGTGCGGCCGGCGGAGCCGTGCACGCGCTTCGCGGGGTGAGCCTCGCCGTTGAGCCGGGCCGCATGCTCTCCGTCGTCGGACCGAGCGGCTGCGGTAAGTCGACGCTGCTGCACCTCCTGGGCGGCGTGGACCTGCCCACGGCCGGGGCGGTGACCCTGCTCGGGCATCCGACCCACACCCTCCGCGACGCGGTGCTCGCGCGGTTGCGCCTCCGGCACGTCGGCTTCGTGTTCCAGCGGTTCTTTCTGCTGCCCATGCTGACCGCGGAGGAAAACGTGATGCTGCCGATGCTGGAAGCCGACGTCCCGGCCGCGGCCCGCCGGGCCCGGGCGGCGGCGCTGTTGGAGCAGGTGGGACTGTCCGGACGCGCGGGGCACCGGCCGGGCCAGCTCAGCGGGGGCGAGATGCAGCGCGTGGCGATCGCGCGGGCGCTCGCCAACCGGCCGGCGCTGCTGCTCGCGGACGAGCCGACCGGCGAGCTCGACGAAGCGACCGGCCGGGACATCATCGGCCTCCTGCGCGGCGCGACCGGGACCGGGTGCGCCGTGATCGTCGTCACCCACAACGCCGAGCTGGCGTCCCTGGCCGACCGGCACATCGGCATGCGCAACGGCGCCATCGTATGA
- a CDS encoding HAD family hydrolase yields the protein MSRTIQAVVFDFDGLIVDTETPEYLAWQTVYGQQGWTFPLASWLRNVGRNDRPFDPLGRFREADSPMRPEEAEAAWDEHHALLEERYLTPLPGVVRLLADLRRHDFRCAVASSSRLTRVRHLLEVLGLGDRFDAVACGDEVPHAKPAPDVYRLAAGRLGVAPAACVALEDSEPGVRAAKAAGMRCMAVPSPLTRGMDFSAADGIVDSLLGVTIAGLTGPGGRTEARR from the coding sequence GTGAGCAGGACGATCCAGGCGGTGGTCTTCGATTTCGACGGGCTCATCGTCGATACCGAGACCCCGGAGTACCTGGCGTGGCAGACCGTATACGGGCAGCAGGGCTGGACGTTTCCGCTCGCCTCGTGGCTTCGCAACGTGGGACGAAACGACCGCCCCTTCGATCCGCTGGGACGGTTCCGCGAGGCGGACAGCCCGATGCGCCCCGAGGAGGCGGAGGCGGCCTGGGACGAGCACCACGCCCTCCTCGAAGAGCGGTATCTGACTCCGCTGCCCGGGGTGGTTCGCCTGCTCGCGGACCTGCGCCGGCATGATTTCCGCTGCGCCGTCGCGTCGTCGTCCCGGCTCACCCGCGTGCGGCACCTGCTCGAGGTGCTCGGCCTCGGCGACCGCTTCGACGCGGTGGCGTGCGGCGACGAAGTGCCGCACGCCAAGCCGGCCCCCGACGTGTACCGCCTGGCCGCGGGCCGGCTCGGCGTCGCGCCCGCGGCATGCGTGGCGCTCGAAGACAGCGAGCCGGGCGTCCGCGCCGCCAAAGCCGCCGGGATGCGCTGCATGGCCGTCCCGTCGCCGCTCACGCGCGGCATGGACTTCTCGGCCGCGGACGGGATCGTCGACAGCCTGCTCGGCGTCACGATCGCCGGGCTCACCGGCCCCGGCGGCCGCACGGAGGCGCGCCGGTGA
- a CDS encoding glutamate-5-semialdehyde dehydrogenase, protein MSTAVIDVEPQARAARAAAAALHHAPDEARRAALDAIAAQIRAAAPAVLAANAEDLAALRERPAAFRDRLTLTADRVEGLARALADIAALPDPVGTVVDRRTRPNGMEVRRVRVPIGVVAMIYESRPNVTVDAAGLCLRAGNAVILRGGAESRRSDEALGRAITAGLRTAGLPPAAVTLLARRDYDAIRDLVRLDGLVDLVIPRGGPDLIRLVTEHARVPVLKHDRGVTHVFVDRDADAGMAVRIILDAKTNRPSTCNALEKALVDAPAAATVIPPLVRALRAAGVEVRGDAETRRWAPGADPATDGDWDAEYLDLVLAIRVVDGLDAAVEHIRRHGTGLADAIVTRDRARAERFVREVDSAAVLVNASTRLVDGGEFGLGAEVGISTSRVHARGPMGVEDLTTTKWIVWGSGQTRG, encoded by the coding sequence ATGAGCACGGCGGTCATCGACGTCGAGCCGCAGGCGCGCGCCGCGCGGGCCGCCGCGGCGGCGCTGCATCACGCGCCGGATGAGGCGCGGCGGGCGGCGCTTGATGCGATCGCGGCGCAGATTCGAGCGGCGGCGCCGGCCGTCCTCGCCGCCAACGCCGAGGACCTGGCGGCGCTCCGGGAGCGGCCGGCCGCCTTTCGCGACCGGCTGACGCTCACCGCGGATCGCGTGGAGGGCCTCGCTCGGGCGCTCGCAGACATCGCCGCGCTGCCGGACCCCGTCGGGACGGTGGTGGACCGGCGCACCCGTCCGAACGGTATGGAGGTGCGGCGCGTTCGCGTGCCGATCGGCGTCGTCGCCATGATCTACGAATCGCGGCCCAATGTCACCGTGGACGCCGCCGGGCTCTGCCTGCGCGCCGGGAACGCCGTGATTCTCCGCGGCGGCGCGGAGTCCCGCCGCTCCGATGAGGCGCTCGGCCGGGCCATCACGGCCGGGCTGCGGACGGCCGGCCTGCCGCCGGCCGCCGTCACGCTGCTCGCTCGCCGCGACTACGACGCGATCCGCGACCTCGTGCGGCTCGACGGCCTCGTCGATCTCGTCATCCCGCGCGGCGGTCCGGACCTGATCCGCCTCGTCACGGAGCACGCCCGGGTCCCGGTGCTGAAGCACGACCGCGGCGTGACCCACGTCTTTGTCGACCGGGATGCCGACGCCGGCATGGCGGTGCGGATCATTCTCGACGCCAAGACGAACCGGCCCAGCACCTGCAACGCGCTCGAGAAGGCCCTGGTCGACGCGCCGGCCGCCGCGACGGTCATTCCGCCGCTGGTGCGGGCGCTGCGCGCGGCGGGCGTCGAGGTGCGCGGAGACGCGGAGACGCGCCGGTGGGCGCCTGGCGCGGACCCGGCGACGGACGGCGATTGGGATGCCGAATATCTGGATCTCGTGCTGGCGATCCGCGTGGTCGACGGGTTGGACGCGGCCGTCGAGCACATCCGCCGCCACGGCACCGGGCTGGCCGACGCGATCGTCACCCGTGACCGCGCGCGCGCCGAGCGCTTCGTCCGGGAGGTGGACAGCGCCGCGGTGCTCGTCAACGCCTCCACCCGTTTGGTGGACGGGGGCGAGTTCGGCCTCGGGGCGGAGGTCGGGATCAGCACCAGCCGGGTGCACGCCCGCGGGCCGATGGGCGTCGAGGATCTGACGACGACGAAGTGGATCGTGTGGGGGTCGGGGCAGACGCGCGGGTAG
- the proB gene encoding glutamate 5-kinase: MTPRTSRIVLKVGTTTLTAGGPVVDPDRITAVAEDVAAAVRGGRQVVLVSSGAIVTGAGLLGRRRPRRLVDKQALAAVGQPVLMQRYTAAFERLGLRTAQVLLTRQDFADRRRYVNARQTLLALLDGGVVPVINENDTIATDEIQIGDNDTLSALVASLVGADLLVMLSDVEGLMTADPRRHRDARLIPTVDRIDGRIVRAARRTVTIQGVGGMATKIAAAKIATESGVAAVVTGGAVDRPLTRLLAGERRGTLFLPGGRLSGRGRWLAFGLVTRGTLVVDEGACGALRRGKSLLPAGIVRIDGTFDAGDAVAITDGRGQELARGLVNYSSAHLARIRGRRTSEIARVLGTKTHDEVVHRDNLVVLEGR, translated from the coding sequence GTGACGCCGCGGACCTCGCGGATCGTCCTCAAGGTGGGCACCACCACGCTCACCGCCGGCGGGCCGGTGGTGGACCCGGACCGGATCACCGCGGTGGCCGAGGACGTGGCCGCGGCGGTGCGCGGGGGCCGGCAGGTCGTGCTGGTGTCGTCGGGGGCGATCGTAACCGGAGCGGGCCTCCTCGGGCGCCGGCGGCCGCGGCGGCTCGTCGACAAGCAGGCGCTGGCCGCGGTCGGGCAGCCCGTGCTGATGCAGCGGTATACCGCGGCGTTCGAGCGCCTCGGCCTGCGTACCGCGCAGGTGCTCCTCACCCGGCAGGACTTCGCGGACCGCCGGCGCTACGTCAACGCGCGGCAGACGCTGCTGGCCCTGCTCGACGGCGGCGTCGTGCCGGTGATCAACGAAAACGACACGATCGCGACGGACGAGATCCAGATCGGCGACAACGACACGCTGTCCGCGCTCGTGGCGAGCCTCGTGGGCGCGGATCTGCTGGTCATGTTGTCGGACGTCGAGGGCCTCATGACCGCGGATCCCCGCCGCCATCGCGATGCCCGGTTGATTCCGACGGTCGACCGCATCGACGGACGGATCGTCCGGGCGGCGCGCCGCACCGTGACGATCCAGGGCGTCGGCGGCATGGCGACGAAAATCGCGGCCGCGAAGATCGCGACGGAGTCCGGGGTGGCGGCCGTGGTCACCGGCGGCGCCGTGGACCGTCCGCTCACGCGGCTGCTCGCCGGCGAGCGGCGCGGCACGCTGTTCCTGCCCGGCGGCCGCCTCTCCGGCCGCGGACGCTGGCTCGCGTTCGGGCTCGTGACGCGGGGCACGTTGGTGGTCGACGAGGGTGCGTGCGGCGCGCTGCGCCGCGGGAAGAGCCTGCTGCCGGCCGGGATCGTCCGGATCGACGGCACGTTCGACGCGGGCGACGCCGTGGCGATCACGGACGGCCGGGGGCAGGAGCTGGCCCGCGGCCTCGTCAACTACTCCAGCGCGCACCTCGCGCGAATTCGCGGGCGCCGCACGTCCGAGATCGCCCGCGTGCTGGGTACCAAGACCCACGACGAGGTCGTGCACCGGGACAACCTGGTGGTGCTGGAGGGCCGATGA
- a CDS encoding fumarylacetoacetate hydrolase family protein, protein MREGAKILAMRFGSYRIGENERAAVLLEGAAYDVEAVAAAADLRVPATLSVFIEQGLRDPFHAAVTRLGGRIPVTPLDRPGLVCPIRRPPKIWGIGLNYRAHAHDLGVAVPEEPASFMKPATTLIGPDETILLPPQSRRVTAEAELALVLGRRCAGVAEGDAAAALFGYVPVIDMTAEDILQKNPRFLTRAKSFATFLSVGPWIATPDEVPSPGDLRVTTLRRGEVVATNTVSDMRFAPAMLVAFFSRVFDWEPGDLLLTGTPGAAVIEDGDVAACRIDGFPELRNPVRRNSTPV, encoded by the coding sequence GTGCGCGAGGGGGCCAAGATCCTAGCGATGAGATTCGGCTCCTACCGGATCGGCGAGAACGAGCGGGCCGCCGTGCTGCTCGAGGGGGCGGCGTACGACGTCGAAGCCGTCGCGGCCGCGGCGGATCTCCGGGTCCCGGCAACCCTGTCCGTGTTCATCGAGCAGGGACTGCGCGACCCGTTCCACGCCGCGGTCACACGCCTCGGCGGCCGGATCCCGGTGACGCCACTCGATCGGCCGGGGCTTGTCTGTCCGATCCGCCGGCCGCCCAAGATCTGGGGCATCGGCCTCAACTACCGCGCGCACGCGCACGATCTCGGCGTCGCCGTGCCCGAGGAACCGGCGTCGTTCATGAAGCCGGCCACGACCCTGATCGGCCCGGACGAAACCATCTTGCTGCCGCCGCAGTCCCGGCGGGTCACCGCGGAGGCGGAACTGGCGCTGGTCCTCGGACGGCGCTGCGCCGGCGTCGCCGAAGGCGACGCGGCCGCGGCCCTGTTCGGCTACGTTCCGGTGATCGACATGACGGCGGAAGACATCTTGCAGAAGAACCCGCGGTTTCTCACGCGGGCCAAGTCCTTTGCGACGTTCCTGAGCGTCGGCCCGTGGATCGCGACGCCGGACGAGGTGCCGTCGCCGGGAGACCTGCGCGTCACGACGCTGCGGCGGGGCGAGGTCGTCGCGACCAACACGGTGTCGGACATGCGCTTTGCGCCGGCGATGCTCGTCGCGTTTTTCTCGCGCGTCTTCGACTGGGAGCCGGGGGATCTGCTGCTGACGGGGACGCCGGGCGCCGCGGTGATCGAGGACGGCGACGTGGCGGCGTGCCGGATCGACGGATTCCCCGAGCTGCGGAATCCGGTCCGGCGAAACTCGACGCCCGTCTGA